In Sorghum bicolor cultivar BTx623 chromosome 10, Sorghum_bicolor_NCBIv3, whole genome shotgun sequence, one genomic interval encodes:
- the LOC8058427 gene encoding transmembrane 9 superfamily member 8 → MATTHPALLFLLVLACTGAASGFYLPGVAPADFRKNDLLAVKVNQLSSVKTQLPYSYYSLPFCRPDTISSSAENLGQVLRGDRIWNSPYLFEMMEPKLCQITCKIVLTEQEANDIKEKIEDEYRVNMILDNLPMVVPITMLDRNAPPYYQQGVHVGVKGMYAGSKDVMYFIYNHYSFLVKYNKEAQTDLARIVAFEVKPYSVKHEPDGDWKGNATRLKTCNPHSGHLVRNSDGPQQIEANKEIIFTYDVNFEESDIKWASRWDTYLRTRDDHWFIIVNSLTTVLFLSVMVAMIMLRTLYRDISKYNQLESQEEAQEESGWKLLHGDVFRPPVNADLLCVYVGTGVQFFGMFLVTLLIAILGLLSPSNRGGFMTAMLLLWVFMGLFAGYSTARLYKMFGGLEWKKVAIKTVLVFPGVVFVIFFALNMLLWGVKSSGAVPFTTMFALVFLWLGISMPLIFIGSYLGFKKPAIEDPVRTNKIPRLIPQQPWYMNPAVSMLIGGILPFGAVFMELFFILTTIWLHQFYYIFGFLFLVFVILIVTCAEITIVLCYFQLCNEDYKWWWRSYLTPGSSALYLFLYATFYFFTKLQITKAVSGVLYFGYMLIASYAFFVLTGTIGFYACFWFTRLIYSSVKID, encoded by the exons ATGGCGACGACCCACCCGgcgctcctcttcctcctcgtccTAGCATGCACCGGCGCCGCCAGCGGGTTCTATCTCCCCGGCGTCGCCCCCGCCGACTTCCGCAAG AACGACTTGCTCGCCGTGAAGGTGAACCAGCTGAGCTCCGTCAAGACACAGCTGCCCTACTCCTATTACTCCCTCCCCTTCTGCAGGCCGGACACCATCAGCAGCAGCGCCGAGAACCTCGGCCAGGTCCTCCGTGGCGACCGAATCTGGAACTCACCCTACTTG TTCGAGATGATGGAGCCTAAGCTGTGtcagatcacatgcaagattgtTCTGACCGAACAGGAAGcaaatgacatcaaggagaaaaTCGAGGACGAGTACCGTGTAAACAT GATCCTTGATAACCTTCCTATGGTCGTCCCAATTACGATGCTTGATAGAAATGCGCCTCCATACTATCAGCAAGGTGTGCATGTCGGTGTCAAGGGCATGTATGCTGGG AGTAAAGATGTCATGTATTTCATCTACAACCACTACTCATTTCTGGTGAAGTATAACAAGGAAGCACAAACAGATCTTGCTAGGATTGTGGCCTTTGAGGTTAAACCATACAG TGTTAAACATGAACCTGATGGTGATTGGAAGGGTAATGCAACTCGCCTTAAAACTTGTAATCCACACTCGGGGCATCTAGTACGGAACTCTGATGGGCCTCAACAAATAGAGGCAAACAAAGAGATAATTTTCACCTATGATGTTAACTTTGAG GAAAGTGATATCAAGTGGGCATCACGCTGGGACACCTACCTTCGAACACGTGATGATCATTGGTTTATCATTGTGAATTCTCTGACCACGGTCCTCTTCCTCTCTGTGATGGTTGCCATGATCATGCTCCGGACTCTGTACCGTGATATTTCCAAGTACAACCAGCTAGAGAGCCAGGAGGAAGCCCAAGAGGAGTCTGGGTGGAAGCTTCTCCACGGTGATGTGTTCAGGCCTCCTGTCAATGCTGACCTGCTGTGCGTGTATGTGGGTACAGGTGTACAGTTCTTTGGAATGTTTCTTGTCACCTTGCTGATCGCCATTCTGGGGCTCCTATCACCTTCAAATCGTGGAGGGTTTATGACGGCCATGCTCCTGCTCTGGGTCTTCATGGGCCTGTTTGCAGGGTACTCCACTGCACGTCTTTACAAGATGTTTGGGGGCCTGGAATGGAAGAAGGTTGCCATCAAGACGGTCTTGGTATTCCCTGGAGTTGTCTTCGTAATATTCTTTGCCCTGAACATGCTTCTCTGGGGCGTGAAATCATCGGGTGCTGTACCATTCACCACCATGTTCGCACTGGTTTTTCTGTGGCTCGGAATCTCTATGCCACTGATCTTCATCGGCAGCTACCTTGGGTTTAAGAAGCCTGCCATAGAGGACCCAGTAAGGACAAACAAGATACCACGGCTGATACCGCAGCAGCCATGGTATATGAACCCAGCCGTCTCGATGTTGATCGGAGGTATCCTACCCTTTGGTGCAGTGTTCATGGAGCTCTTCTTCATCCTGACAACAATCTGGCTGCACCAGTTCTACTACATCTTTGGGTTTCTGttcctcgtcttcgtgatccTAATAGTGACCTGCGCTGAGATCACCATTGTGCTTTGCTATTTCCAACTGTGTAACGAGGACTACAAGTGGTGGTGGAGATCCTACCTGACGCCTGGCTCATCAGCTCTGTACCTCTTCCTGTATGCAACATTCTATTTCTTCACGAAGCTGCAGATCACGAAGGCAGTCTCCGGTGTGCTCTACTTCGGCTACATGCTCATTGCCTCCTACGCCTTCTTTGTGCTCACCGGCACCATTGGCTTTTATGCCTGCTTCTGGTTCACCAGGCTTATATACTCTTCGGTGAAGATTGACTAG